From Musa acuminata AAA Group cultivar baxijiao chromosome BXJ3-8, Cavendish_Baxijiao_AAA, whole genome shotgun sequence, one genomic window encodes:
- the LOC135645954 gene encoding cation/calcium exchanger 1-like, which yields MLVPCRIRAMAFNGLYLNCSFLLLLTLLVLAAHLGSSPRSLRQPIKQDGCEGLRRINDHEAICSYLKTHEQACVPQGFIDYLRIFYCASGGCPPLGYALLLLWLLLLFYLLGNTASHYFCSSLGGLSGVLRLPPTIAGVTLLSLGNGAPDVFSSIVSFAGSGVGDVGLSSVLGGAFFVSSVVAGIISIAVGSRSVAIDRSSFIRDLCFFLLVLSSLLTILIVGKIGVWGSMAFASLYIAYVVLVWAGHYCKEKQSELVVPILDGLMVEEEEDTVAKDVEEGVRPNAKSPVSQYLSWFLYLLEMPLNLPRRLTIPDVSEERWSKPFAVASVSLSPLFLATLWISQRGEVGSEERITTYVLGSVAGMVLGIIAIETTEKSAPPKTCLLPWLAGGFLMSVIWSYMIAGELVALLVAIGDIAGISPLVLGFTVLAWGNSLGDLIANVALAVSGRGDGVQIAISGCYAGPIFNTLVGLGVSLVLASGASHPSPFVVPQDRAIFETLGFLIGGLLWALLMLPRRKMKPDRVLGIGLLAIYLTFLCWRLFESLQLVKLGMPLNV from the coding sequence ATGTTGGTGCCATGTAGAATTCGAGCCATGGCCTTCAATGGTCTCTACCTCAACTGTTCCTTCCTGCTGCTTCTGACACTCCTTGTTCTCGCAGCTCATCTCGGTTCCTCCCCTCGAAGCCTTCGCCAACCCATCAAACAAGATGGTTGCGAAGGCCTGCGCAGGATCAACGACCATGAAGCCATTTGCTCCTACCTCAAGACACATGAGCAGGCCTGTGTGCCCCAAGGCTTCATAGATTACCTCCGAATCTTTTACTGCGCTTCCGGCGGCTGCCCTCCTCTGGGTTACGCTCTTCTCCTCCTGTGGCTGTTGCTGCTCTTCTACTTGCTGGGGAACACCGCTTCCCATTACTTCTGCTCGTCCTTAGGGGGCCTGTCGGGGGTGCTGAGGCTGCCTCCTACCATTGCCGGCGTCACGCTGTTGTCCCTCGGCAACGGCGCGCCGGACGTCTTCTCGAGCATCGTGTCCTTCGCGGGCTCTGGCGTCGGCGACGTCGGCCTCAGCAGCGTGCTCGGCGGCGCATTCTTCGTTTCGAGCGTGGTGGCGGGGATCATCAGCATCGCCGTGGGCTCTCGGTCCGTCGCCATCGACCGGTCCAGCTTCATACGTGACCTCTGCTTCTTCCTCCTGGTGCTGAGCTCCCTGCTCACCATATTGATCGTTGGCAAGATCGGTGTTTGGGGCTCCATGGCCTTCGCGTCCCTCTACATTGCGTATGTTGTTCTAGTGTGGGCAGGGCATTACTGCAAGGAGAAGCAGAGCGAACTGGTGGTGCCGATTCTTGATGGCCTtatggtggaagaagaagaagacaccgtAGCGAAAGATGTCGAAGAAGGTGTTCGACCAAATGCGAAGTCCCCGGTCTCACAGTACCTGAGCTGGTTTCTGTATCTGCTAGAGATGCCACTAAATCTGCCAAGAAGACTCACAATACCAGATGTGTCCGAGGAGAGATGGTCAAAGCCATTTGCAGTTGCTTCAGTGAGCCTATCCCCACTCTTCTTGGCAACTCTTTGGATCTCCCAAAGAGGAGAAGTAGGCTCAGAAGAGAGGATTACAACCTATGTTCTTGGTAGCGTGGCGGGGATGGTGCTGGGGATCATTGCAATTGAGACCACTGAGAAGTCTGCACCTCCAAAGACATGCCTGCTGCCTTGGCTTGCAGGTGGGTTCCTGATGAGTGTGATCTGGTCTTACATGATAGCAGGGGAGCTAGTGGCACTGCTGGTGGCCATTGGTGACATAGCTGGGATCAGCCCTCTGGTTCTGGGATTCACTGTCTTGGCATGGGGCAACTCCCTGGGGGACCTGATTGCCAACGTTGCATTGGCAGTCAGTGGTCGAGGGGATGGAGTTCAGATTGCCATCTCTGGGTGCTATGCAGGTCCAATCTTCAACACATTGGTAGGCCTGGGTGTGTCCCTTGTGCTAGCTTCTGGGGCTTCACACCCCTCTCCCTTTGTAGTCCCTCAGGATAGAGCTATCTTTGAGACACTAGGGTTCCTGATAGGAGGTCTGCTGTGGGCTCTTCTCATGCTGCCAAGGAGGAAGATGAAGCCAGACAGGGTGCTGGGCATTGGACTGTTGGCTATCTACTTGACATTTCTGTGTTGGAGGCTCTTTGAGAGCCTTCAGCTGGTGAAACTTGGAATGCCTCTCAACGTGTAA